Proteins encoded within one genomic window of Episyrphus balteatus chromosome 1, idEpiBalt1.1, whole genome shotgun sequence:
- the LOC129906995 gene encoding uncharacterized protein LOC129906995: protein MSNLDDFIFAADLLVKFHASAKEVPETSHSITTLEARKSELKDLWNSVKEKYAQCARYIPTLEEEPLDMDAIESKYRNSNETYVNCLGLFLEFQNKLKPDPVVVKEFTTVNMPQKSGSSHCIKLPPCDTDVFRGDYISWPAFRDMFDAVYIQHPKLGEVEKLFHLRCKTRDDAFRTVSQFPLTNASFALAWAALRATYENTRILVNNQVKNIFNLPTVHEESAKSIRNLQSKINDSLAALKAHLVDTKNWDPILVFACCNRLPKTTLSLWEQSLEDPTKVPTWEKLDKFLNSRFQTLESISDTTSSKPLSQNFQVTKKNNFQKPSKVNTFLAKAGGTKCKICSAEHTIYECPKFSALPIQSRIEIVREKKMCNNCLGTSHQKATCSSKYSCSFCKKRHHTLLHLANPTPVKNQNLNLQSTSQSQAIQNPQISASSQPFIPQAAYQNFMVTSRKRILLATALVNIVGLDTVYTVRALIDPGSEVSFISAAVQKRLNLPYIDKNSTISGISGNLSITSKKLCSFLITSANPPPVTVSANAIVLKTLTNNLPSSSFSVVDPTIFEGLQLADPTFNKSSQVDLLIGADLYPSIIRNGIKHISNSLLAQNTMFGWILSGPIPESFQSFNITVNKSCQCNNEVRRFWELEELPFTIIRSKEDCFCEELYKSTTFRRADGRFVVRLPFKPQTSKTGLGHSRFIALKQFSRTEKSLASKENLKSQYSKVISEYLSLNHMRKVTPLERIEEGQVKSFYLPHHAVIKPESTSTKVRVVFNASNASSNGVSLNDLLYPGPILQQDLSSLIIRWRFYKYVFNADIEKMYRQILVNPRDTPFQRILFRTSPHLEIEDFELLTVTFGVNCAPYLAIRTLLELARIGKTDFPLASKILQSEFYVDDVLSGAHNIHSAMKAQSELISLLDSAGFPLRKWTSNTPCLLEHLPREHILNENFLKLDTDSNTKTLGIRWNAKGDNFYFSIQPIVLPETPTKREVFSQICRIFDPAGWLAPVVIVAKMLMQKIWAEHTDWDDPLQSDSFKIWKNFAESLNDIKQIEIPRWVEYSPSSEVQFHGFCDSSEKAYAATLYISVRQSNGTFSSHLLCAKSRVSPIKSVSLPRLELCGALLLSKMVKIYVSSFPVHAYQTFLWTDSSIVLAWLKKPPCVWKTFIANRTSEILENVGNIPWRHVKSAENPADLATRGLMASDLKCNTFWWNGPSWLCQPISLWPVISPVAPLVEDLEQKPVVSLVVQEVSEDILDRFSSLPRAMRVIGYIFRFFYKFSKRSDTRYTSLDITSEEMQFEHSLLLEGKPVHPKSSLISFNPYLDSDNLLRVNGRLSQSDLSYNEKHPLILPHSARFSYLLTQFIHEISLHGGNSLMLRLLRQSFWIPRLQNLIKLCIRQCKTCVINKKALCKQFMAALPPERCTYSPPFTVTGVDFAGPFVIKSFNARNCRMTKGYACVFVCFSTKAIHLEAVSDLSSEAFLASFARFSARRGLPSQVYSDNGTNFTGADAILRKEFKKFLDTIPQETRAAYGVQGLKWNFIPPGAPHMGGLWEAGVKSCKKHLRRLGTSARFTFEEFSTILARIEACLNSRPLSSMSNNSSDILALTPGHFLCGRPLIMFPERNLEFVDLSYINRWEKLKCLQQQFCRRWKDEYLKELHQRYKWQSPQENVQINDLVVVQNEILPPTEWRLGRVIQVHPGVDGRDNKINIVVAPIPVGTTNKQQQHPTAAASAREHTEKCLKLKSLYNVHAACGKDNKNQINTREDNETTCFVPGCSFCLLDSSSLLGYMRVKAATTAVMLFSSDIVGKGISLQATPEA from the exons ATGTCAAATTTAgacgattttatttttgcgGCAGATTTGCTTGTCAAATTTCATGCTTCGGCAAAAGAAGTGCCTGAAACCAGCCATTCAATTACGACATTAGAAGCTCGAAAATCAGAACTCAAAGATTTATGGAATAGTGTCAAAGAGAAATATGCTCAATGTGCTCGTTATATCCCTACTCTAGAGGAAGAACCCCTCGATATGGATGCAATAGAATCAAAGTACAGAAACAGCAATGAAACTTATGTGAATTGCTTAGGATTGTTTCTTGAGTTCCAAAACAAACTAAAACCTGACCCTGTTGTTGTTAAGGAGTTTACCACTGTCAATATGCCACAGAAATCCGGGTCCTCTCATTGTATCAAATTACCACCATGTGATACCGATGTGTTTCGTGGTGATTATATCTCCTGGCCTGCATTTCGCGACATGTTTGATGCGGTTTATATTCAACACCCTAAGTTAGGTGAAGTGGAAAAACTATTCCATCTTCGTTGTAAGACAAGAGACGATGCATTTAGGACTGTCAGTCAGTTTCCTTTAACAAATGCTAGTTTTGCACTTGCCTGGGCAGCTTTGCGTGCCACATATGAGAACACTCGTATTCTTGTGAACAACCaggtcaaaaacatttttaacttgcCTACAGTTCATGAAGAGAGCGCAAAATCTATCCGCAACCTCCAAAGTAAAATCAATGACTCTCTAGCAGCACTTAAAGCTCACCTTGTCGATACCAAAAATTGGGACCCAATCCTTGTGTTCGCCTGTTGCAATAGGCTACCTAAAACAACACTTTCTCTTTGGGAACAATCTTTAGAAGATCCAACAAAGGTACCAACTTGGGAAAAGTTAGACAAGTTCTTAAATTCACGATTCCAGACGTTAGAATCTATTTCAGACACCACTTCTTCAAAACCATTATCACAAAATTTCCAAGTCaccaagaaaaacaattttcaaaagccTAGCAAAGTCAATACTTTTCTTGCGAAGGCGGGAGGAACTAAGTGTAAAATTTGCTCGGCAGAACATACTATTTATGAGTGTCCTAAATTTTCGGCATTACCAATCCAATCCCGAATCGAAATAGTTCGAGAAAAGAAGATGTGCAATAATTGCTTAGGCACTAGTCATCAAAAGGCTACTTGTTCAAGCAAATATTCTTGCAGTTTTTGCAAGAAAAGACACCATACACTTCTGCATCTTGCCAATCCCACTccagttaaaaatcaaaatttaaatctacAGTCCACTTCTCAATCACAAGCTATTCAAAATCCTCAAATCTCTGCCTCTTCGCAACCATTTATTCCTCAAGCTGCATATCAAAATTTCATGGTGACCTCTagaaaaagaattcttttggCTACTGCCTTAGTGAATATAGTAGGACTGGATACAGTGTATACCGTAAGGGCACTAATTGATCCAGGTTCCGAAGTATCTTTCATTTCGGCAGCTGTGCAAAAACGTCTGAATTTGCCATATATCGACAAAAATTCTACAATTTCTGGAATCAGTGGAAATCTCTCTATCACTTCTAAGAAACTGTGTTCCTTTTTAATCACTTCTGCTAACCCCCCTCCAGTCACTGTTTCAGCAAACGCCATTGTGCTTAAAACACTAACTAACAACCTCCCAAGTTCATCTTTCTCGGTAGTAGATCCTACAATTTTTGAAGGCCTTCAATTGGCCGATCCAACGTTTAATAAGTCCTCTCAGGTGGATCTTCTGATTGGTGCCGATCTTTACCCATCCATCATCCGTAATGGCATTAAACACATTTCTAACTCACTACTTGCCCAAAATACTATGTTCGGTTGGATATTGTCAGGGCCAATTCCAGAGTCGTTTCAATCATTCAACATAACAGTAAACAAGTCATGCCAATGTAACAATGAAGTACGCAGATTCTGGGAATTAGAAGAACTACCTTTTACAATTATTCGTTCTAAAGAAGACTGTTTCTGTGAAGAACTGTATAAAAGCACTACCTTCAGACGCGCTGATGGTAGGTTTGTTGTCCGACTTCCTTTTAAGCCACAAACGTCAAAGACCGGTTTAGGCCATTCTAGGTTTATCGCCCTAAAACAATTTTCTAGAACCGAAAAATCTCTAGcctcaaaagaaaatttgaaatcccaatattcaaaagtcatttcTGAGTACCTTTCTCTAAATCACATGAGAAAGGTTACTCCATTGGAGCGTATTGAAGAAGGTCAAGTAAAGTCATTTTATTTACCGCATCACGCGGTAATAAAACCAGAAAGTACCTCGACAAAAGTACGTGTCGTCTTCAATGCGTCCAATGCCTCGTCAAACGGTGTCAGTTTAAATGATTTATTGTACCCTGGCCCGATTTTACAACAAGACTTATCATCGTTAATCATTCGCTGGCGATTTTATAAATATGTGTTTAATGCGGACATAGAAAAAATGTACCGGCAAATTTTGGTCAACCCACGGGACACTCCATTTCAACGAATTCTTTTCCGCACTTCTCCTCATTTAGAAATTGAAGATTTCGAACTCCTCACTGTTACTTTTGGCGTAAATTGCGCCCCCTACTTGGCTATCCGTACCCTACTTGAATTGGCAAGAATTGGAAAAACCGATTTCCCTCTCGCGTCAAAAATACTTCAGTCAGAATTTTATGTTGATGACGTTTTGTCCGGCGCTCATAATATTCATTCCGCTATGAAAGCTCAATCTGAACTTATCAGTCTTCTCGATTCAGCAGGATTTCCACTCCGGAAGTGGACTTCTAACACTCCCTGTTTACTCGAACATTTGCCTCGAGAacatattttgaatgaaaattttttgaagctAGACACTGACAGTAATACAAAAACCTTAGGGATACGCTGGAATGCCAAGGGGGATAATTTCTACTTTTCCATACAACCAATAGTTTTACCCGAAACTCCCACCAAACGAgaagttttttctcaaatatgCCGTATTTTTGACCCTGCAGGTTGGTTAGCTCCCGTTGTGATAGTTGCAAAAATGCTCATGCAAAAAATCTGGGCAGAGCATACTGATTGGGATGATCCTCTTCAATCTGACTcgtttaaaatttggaaaaattttgcGGAATCGTTAAATgacataaaacaaattgaaatacCCCGTTGGGTAGAATATTCACCCTCGTCAGAAGTCCAATTTCATGGTTTCTGTGACTCCTCAGAAAAGGCATATGCCGCCACTTTGTACATAAGCGTTCGTCAGTCTAACGGAACTTTCTCTTCTCACTTGCTCTGTGCAAAATCAAGGGTTTCACCTATCAAATCTGTGTCATTACCACGCCTTGAGTTGTGTGGGGCACTTCTACTTTCCAAAATGGTAAAAATTTACGTATCAAGTTTCCCTGTCCACGCATACCAGACCTTTTTATGGACCGATTCGTCCATCGTATTAGCTTGGCTTAAGAAACCACCTTGTGTTTGGAAGACTTTTATTGCAAATCGCACTAgcgaaattttagaaaatgttggaaacATCCCTTGGAGACACGTGAAATCAGCTGAAAATCCAGCTGATTTAGCCACTCGAGGTTTAATGGCTTCAGATTTGAAGTGTAACACTTTTTGGTGGAATGGCCCCTCTTGGCTTTGCCAACCCATCTCTCTTTGGCCAGTAATCTCTCCTGTCGCCCCCCTCGTCGAAGACCTCGAACAAAAACCAGTTGTTTCCTTGGTAGTTCAAGAAGTGTCAGAAGACATTCTTGATCGTTTTTCATCGTTACCCCGTGCTATGCGTGTTATTGGCTATATATTCcgttttttctataaattttcaaaaaggtcaGACACTCGATACACTTCACTCGATATAACTTCTGAAGAAATGCAATTT gaaCACTCATTGTTGCTAGAAGGTAAACCCGTACATCCCAAAAGCTCATTAATATCATTTAATCCATACTTAGACTCCGATAATCTTCTTAGGGTCAATGGTCGACTATCTCAGTCAGACCTTTCCTACAATGAAAAACACCCACTCATTCTGCCTCATAGTGCTAGATTTTCGTATCTTCTTACTCAATTTATTCATGAAATCTCTTTGCACGGTGGCAATTCTTTAATGTTACGACTCTTACGTCAAAGTTTTTGGATCCCTAGACTACAAAATCTCATCAAGCTCTGTATTCGCCAATGTAAAACGTGTGTTATCAATAAAAAAGCACTATGCAAGCAATTTATGGCTGCTTTGCCCCCTGAAAGATGCACTTATTCTCCTCCTTTCACCGTTACAGGGGTTGATTTCGCGGGCCCTTTCGTGATCAAAAGTTTCAATGCAAGAAATTGCCGTATGACCAAAGGTTATGCCTGTGTGTTTGTCTGCTTCTCCACGAAGGCTATACATTTAGAGGCTGTAAGCGACCTCTCGTCTGAAGCTTTCTTGGCTTCATTTGCTCGATTTTCTGCAAGACGGGGCTTGCCCTCACAAGTTTATTCGGACAACGGTACCAATTTTACTGGTGCCGATGCAATTCTACGTAAAGAGTTCAAGAAATTCCTCGACACTATTCCCCAAGAAACTCGTGCCGCTTATGGTGTTCAAGGTCTTAAATGGAATTTTATTCCGCCTGGGGCCCCACATATGGGAGGCCTTTGGGAGGCCGGTGTCAAAAGCTGTAAGAAACACCTCAGAAGATTAGGGACCAGTGCACGATTtacatttgaagaattttccACAATTTTAGCTCGTATTGAAGCTTGTTTAAACTCGCGTCCACTTTCATCCATGTCAAATAACTCCTCTGATATCTTGGCTTTGACTCCAGGTCATTTTCTTTGTGGACGTCCGCTCATAATGTTTCCTGAAAGAAATTTGGAATTTGTCGATTTGTCTTATATTAACCGATGGGAAAAACTTAAATGCCTTCAACAACAATTTTGTCGTAGATGGAAAGACGAATATCTCAAAGAACTTCATCAACGATATAAATGGCAATCGCCACAAGAGAACGTCCAGATAAACGATCTAGTAGTAGTTCAAAACGAAATTCTTCCTCCCACTGAATGGCGCCTTGGTCGTGTAATACAAGTACACCCCGGTGTTGATGGAAGA